Within Pangasianodon hypophthalmus isolate fPanHyp1 chromosome 11, fPanHyp1.pri, whole genome shotgun sequence, the genomic segment acttttAATTGTGTGGTTATTAGCACAAGTCTTTAATCAGTGAGTCACCTCATGGtcattttaaatttcacttGAGATGTGAAGTTAAATAAACTCATGAGAGATTCACCAAATTCTTGAGAGATATTAAAAATGAGAGATGCTCTGGGGCATCACCCCATTTGTGGCTTTTAACTGTCTGGTTGCATACAGTGGTGGAgttattatatatgtttaacTATAGTCTTTCACATCGTCCGTAAGACATGTTAATCTCTACTGATCAAAATAATTGTCCTGAAGACGTTCCCATGTCAAAAAACCTATACTGCAAAGCAGTAAGGTTACAactttagctctgactgttacaaaacactgactccttccataaattcaaattctaaaacaaacagTTTTGATTCTAAACTCTGATTTGCTCAGCTGTGTTCAAAGCCATTGTAAGATCCTTAATATATGCACACTCTGACCACATCACAATAATTTTGCACCAGGTTTTAAACCGATAAAACAGATACACTTATGGCTTTTGGatgttttataaaagcagtAAGCCATGTGAGGGCATGCTTTACAGTTATGTTATCATGGCTAAGGGAGTTTTAGGTAGTCTGCTTTGTGTTATGCCTAAGAACACCCTTATCCAtcataaaatcactgtaacacacaccttcTCATGGCTTAGTGGTTTAATAAATGTGTCTTTACAGAGaatttcaccatatcactgattacacacttattttaatctgtttatgtggagcatctacTATATACCTCCCTGTTAGTACAGAAATGATAAGTtagtgttatataaaattaaacaacaccatctgaccaatcagaatcgagactttaactgtgctgtggtataataaccAACATTGTGCCTTCTTAACTGTTTTCCTGCCAAAGCATCTGATCAAGTGACAGCAgtgatgtaaatattaataaaacttctataaaaatgaacaatagtAATGGTAAATAGCAGTCCTGTTATATGAAACAATAACAATTTAACGCATAAACTTTGAGGTAATTTATCAGtaatcagggaaaaaaacaagacttatttacttattttaatagTGTTTGAGCCTCTGTTTAGTTTGCACATTTACTCATGCCTCAAAACCCCTGTGTTTATTTGTACTCCTTTATGTTTTGTGCTGACATTGCAACCGTGGAATCTCTCACTCCCAGGAAAGAGAACTCCATGGAGAGGGATCTTGCTTTTTGGCCCTCCAGGTACAGGGAAATCATACCTGGCTAAAGCAGTGGCCACTGAGGCCAACAACTCAACCttcttctccatctcctcctctgATCTGGTGTCTAAATGGCtgggagagagtgagaagtAAGTCCTGGTTCTGCACTTGATTAAGCGCATTTGAGTAGCATGGTAATGGCAGACACTGCAACCTAAATATTATGTGCAGTGTTTTTCCACTATGTATGAGCCTCACGGTTAGGAATAAACAGGCTGCCTTATGAGGAAACAGTAGAAATCCAGCTGTGGtggtacatacagtatgtacatagAACATAGCTCCTAATAATCTCTGCTTCTTCCTCCTCCAGATTGGTGAAGAACCTGTTTAGCTTGGCTCGGCAAAACAAACCCTCCATCATCTTCATCGACGAGATCGACTCTCTGTGTGGCTCCAGGAGTGATAACGAGAGTGAAGCAGCTCGCCGAATAAAGACGGAGTTCCTGGTCCAGATGCAAGGGGAGTTGAGGGGTGGAGAGAGGgctggtgttcagtgattgAGAATATTGTATGgctaatcttatttatttatttatttatttatgtatttatttatttattttgctgtaacTGTAGGTGTTGGAAATGATAATGAGGGAATTCTGGTGCTTGGAGCAACCAATATACCTTGGACTTTAGATTCTGCCATCAGAAGAAGGCAAGGGAtcagtatacagtatttaaacatATGTATTCATTTATGGCTTTGACCTTTCCATTTCCATATTCCAGTTTTATCAGAAAGCTTGATCTTATTAAGGattttataattgttatatCAGTTCTGACATCACATTTCAAGAACTGCTACTTGACCAGTAACAAacttatttgtatagcacttgtAATTTGTCTATAGATGGCTTAATAGAAATCCAGAtgcagatttagatccctaatgaacaagttAGAGGTGACAGTGGAAAGAAAGGAACTGTCTGAgatgaaatgaggaagaaaccattcaaaggaaccagactcatcctcttctgggtgacaccagacagtgggattataaatcattacagtatacaggtgtagaataGTAAAGGCAGACAGTACTAAGTGTATTGAAAGGATGATCAGCGTGaccagattgtgaataagactTGAAAACAGGACAATCTTTATGACTACAGTCGCAGTTCTTACGTATAAATCTACAGAacccaggtgagattatccactgaagcaagagtGAGACTAGATGATATAAGGTCACTGCATGTGGATGTATTGTACCTGAAATAATGCATGTCTACACTGATTCTACTGTCAGACTTTGTGCATCTCTACTGTGTTTGTATGGCTCAGGTTTGAGAAGCGTATTTACATCCCACTTCCTGAGCAGCATGCACGATCGCTCATGTTCAAGCTCAACCTCGGTACAACCCCCAACAGCCTCACCGATAATGACTTCATCACGCTAGGACAGAAGACCGAGCACTATTCAGGCGCCGACATCAGCATCATTGTCAGGGACGCTCTCATGCAGCCCATCCGCAAAGTACAGTCGGCCACTCACTTCAAAAAGGTGGGCGAGGACATGCCTGATGAAGTTCAGAGAAGACTGAAGTTGTGTTTCTGAATATTAGAGCCTGatcagtgtgattttttttttttaaaccaaatgcATTAATGGTTAGAAATTGGATTATTAAACAAGTTATCAACATGCTAATTGTTCAGAGCCCAGTTTCCCCAGATTATGCTTATGTTTTCCTCCTAGAGAAGCATTATGAGAATAAGAAATCTTTATTGTGCACATCAAAGTAGAGATCACTAGCAAGGGGCTAGCAATCTAACAGTGCACCGCTGGGTAGGCTAGTGTCTATCTGTATTGGACACACGATAGATCTAAAATAAAGTGCAGAGAGTGAAACCATCATCCCTAGTAGCTCCTGATGTGTGTATTTCTATTACCCGATCTGTGTTTTTCAATTTGAGTATTTTGTTTTCCAGCTTATCAAAAAGGGATAATATGAATcatgtagtgctgtagtgtagtgtagtgataGTACAAAAATGCAGCGCAGTAGAGGCTGAGCAGACACTcaatacagagaaacacacaaataccTCAGTCACTAGCTGGTTAACATGAGCTCTCCAGAGAAAAAATGATCACTCCTGAATCTCTTTTCCccttatattgttatattgacTCTCACTCTGACTCCCATTTCTCTCCCTGATTAGCTGCTTCCTTCATGATTTGCAGCCTGTCACTATGTAGTCGGACTGCTTTTGTGCCTGAATTTGGGGCGTGATCTGAGTTTGCTTCAGTTTCATGAAATCTGAGATGACATATGACTAGATGTGTGTGCAAATTTCTAAATTCATCTACTTGTAGATTTCTGTaatactttcttttttatgtaCAGGTCCGTGGAAAAACTTGGAACAACCAGGATGTAATAGCGGATGACTTATTGACCCCTTGCTCTCCAAGTGACCCAAACGCGATAAAGATGACGTGGGTAGATGTGGAAGCTGATAAACTCCTGGAGCCCATCGTCAGCATGGTGAGgataaaatgcaaaacattatgatataaaaatattatgttcAACTATTAAATATACTATATCTCAATACAAACCTGAGCATCAGTACATGAGCTTATATTAATTTATAGCTCTAGTTTATATTTCCCATATCTGGGATCTGAATTTGTGAATACAACTGATTTACAACACCATGATGTGGCAGGAAGTTGGTGTACTGAATAAGGTGATAAAGTTGACCAGAGTTTAACTTCATACGAATGAGAAGCAATATGAAAACAACTACTAGGAGCAATGACAGTCAAAGTATAGGAGCGAGAGATAGTTAAACTTAAGACACTTAATTTTTAAACCTCTGCTACTAAGTGGTGAAGGCATTATATTTTCAGCTTGTCTGTCAGTCTGCTGCTCCATCCAGCTGTGCAACCGtctgagattctcgttagcGCTCTATCTCAcgaatgagtggttgaatgttgaTTTACAtggaattataaattatatggAATTGATCCATGATATTGATGTATGATACATGGAACAGGATCAGCTGTAAATCAACCCTATTTGTAATTACAGTGACTTAACATGATGTTGCGCCCCTTTAGGAACCCTTGTATTAAATGATTTGGTTAAGATaaagtgttaaattattttaaattaacttaTTAAGGGGATCATACTTAGCTTTTACGTATATTGTGACAACAAAATAGTAGTAgaattttctcacatttttggCTAGTATAGTCTTAAAAAAGTAGGCTACCATGTTTTAAGCTCTTAAATTGTAATAGATACACAAcatctggaaatgttttattttgtttttattttgactttatTTTCACCCAGTAAAGCATAAAGTTAATGGTATATGTTTTTCAGATTTCCTTAAAATGGTATGCCATCATGATGTATCGAGATGTAACATGCCGTATATCATGCTATATGTTATCATGCCATGTATCATCATCATGCCATCATGATGTACACACTTGTACACACAACTTCCAAACTCATTCAGCTTTTTTGAAGTATTGCACTGAGCTAAGCACATCCTAACTACTCACTGGGTCAGAAGTGGCTATAAATAATGCTGGAAgaaatttccattaaaaaacacagcatcaacattgttattttccattttagCCATTAAAATTACTTCAAAAATTTAAGCAGTGCTCATTACTGCAGTCATTTGTGTAATGTGTCtttgtgggtgtctgtgatcTCCAGGAGGACATGCTCAGGTCACTGGAAAAAACCAAGCCCACTGTGAATGAGGAAGACCTGAAGAAGCTGATGAAGTTTACTGAGGACTTCGGCCAAGAAGGCTAATTACACAGCaaccataaaacacaaaaaaacaaggacctttgttttatgctttttacATTCCATTTTATCTTTCTACTGAGagtttattataaatactttTGTAATAATGGCCACTGTTTGTGGAATATAAGCTACATAATGTAGCTTGTTGAACTGCCTATCTACCTAATATGGTGTGAACCGGGAACTGAGatcatgtatttattgtatGTGGAAGTTATACTGGCGGGAATATTAAGCTGTAAGTTGGCACTTGAATAAGTATTGTAAATAGGCTTGGCCAGGAGATGGTAATTAATGATAATGTCCTAGtttgaaaattttttatttagagatttagagaaaaaaaaaaattgagattttTGTCAGGttgaaatgataaatgatataaatgtaaaagtttgaAGAAGTTTGTGGGTTTATTTTAGTGACATGAGACATGACTTCCAAAATAGCACATTGATTTAAGGTGAGCTCTGTCTGTGTCGGTCTGTATGCGTGTGTCTGGGGTTCACCTCCTCACTCCCGTTTCACTCCTGACTGTAGACTGTTGTTTGTAGAGTGCTGTACAGAGCAGCAGTGAGGGAGACAATAGGCCAACTTTAGACAAAATGGATCACCATAACCTGCCATCCAATAGACAAATATGTGAACAGTACCTATAAAATACAGTTATGTTAgatgtcatttttctttttgcttgcTTTTGTTTATGACCACATGAGTACATTTGGCAAGGTACACATCTGGGGGcggtcgtggcctaatggatagagagtcggacttgcaacccgaaggtgaacctgaaggtaaacctgaaggttgtgggttcgagtctcgggtccggcagggattgtaggtggggggagtgaatgaccagcgctctctcccaccctcaataccatgactgaggtgagacccttgagcaaggcaccgtacccccaactgctccccgggcgccgcagcccTCCGGGCGCCGCAGccctccgggtgtgtgttcacggtgtgtgtgttcactactgtgtgtgtgcacttggatgggttaaatgcagagcacaaattccgagtatgggtcaccatacttggccacaagtcacttcacttcacttcacttagtGTGCACAAAGCGACCTGTATCtcatatgtttacatttaaacgGTCAATGGGTGTAGCTACATGGTAGGTATTCCCAATAATTTGACAAAAAGTGTATGAGTTTATATTTATGCCCAGTTATCTTACATTAATGACTGCAGCTTTCATAATGCTTACGAAATTACTGTGACTTAATGGCTGTTACTGATATTTGTATGCTTAATTATGCGTGCAATACCAAAACAGTGTATCGGCTTATGGACTCGCATGGccccatgtgttttttttttttttttctgtgcagtcATTCCATGCAAGCATTGCATACTAAAATTTTCAGCACAACTTTACACTCATGCTCGACCTACCCTCCACCACTCACACTCCTGTGTCTGACTGACAGGTCAATCAGACATTTCCCATTAACATCCACCATTAACTCCACTAACTTCTTTAACCACTCGTTTGTACTTAAAACGATAACTGCACTTAATCAGCTGCAAGCACACAACTCTTCATTTCATTGCACTGTAACAGCTGATTTGCACTACAAATGACTGCACATTAACACATACTGCAATTTATAATGTACATTCATCTTAACATGCACATCCAAATCAGCTCTATTTAAAGCGCctgtttctttttaatgtgTACATATTGAAATTAGTCTTATAGCTATTTGCATAATTAGCATAATCAGACTTTTCTTCATAACTATCCCAAAACTACAGAATGATACCCAGAAATGTCTACTGAAATCGAATTAAATAGAAATGTGGTTACACATCCTTCTGTTTCTTTGGGTCAAATTCAGTGTATACCCTGATTTGCTTTAAAAGAAATTACTAGAGAACATCCTCCACATGTGAAGGGTATCTGTATTACTGGCTATGCCACTACACACTGGTCTCAGGGAATATCTCAATGCATTTCACattgtttctattttcttttctttttctgcttagGAATGAATGAGGCTCAGTTGCAAGTCTTCTCCTGCTAAATGTGTCCAGTATATCTCAAATATCAGGACATCCGATTGGGAGGAATTTGTGAGACTGCTGAAATCACACGATATAAAGCATGAGTGACGCCGTGTTATTGTACTCAGTGTGGGAGGAGTTTTAATACAAGAGGTgtattcacacaggagagaatcCATAATCACTGCTCCCAGTATGGGAAAAGTTTTAATACAAACAGTAGTCTCCACAGACACCAGTgtattcacacaggagagaagccatatcaCTGTTCCCAGTGTGTGATGAATTTTAATCACTAGAGTTCTCTCTACATTCACCAACATATTCACCTAGGAGATAAGCTGTATTACTGCCCCCAGTgtaggaagagttttaatacAAAAGGTAATTTCCAGTGTGTTCACACCAGAGACAAGCTGTATCACTGTACCGAGTGTGGGCTGAGTTTTACTTTCCAGTGTTGGCTCCAAAGACATCAACACATCCACACAGGCTCATATACGTAAATGCCCCCAGTGTGGGAAAAGTTTTAATCGAAAAAGTCATCTCAACCTTCACCAGTGTGTTCACACACGAGAGAAGCTGTATCACTGCTCCCAGTGTGTGCAAAGTTTTGCTTAGAAGAGTTTGCTTCAAATACACCaatgcattcacacaggagagacaCTGCATCAGCGCTCCTACTGTGGAAAGAGTTTTGCTTACTGGTGTTTGCTTCAACAACACCAGCACATTCACACTAGAGAGAATTCATATGACTACTCCCAGTGTGAGAAGAAATTCACTCATCATATGACATTCAAGAGACATGAGCTTTCTTGTGACAGCAACTGTCAAACcatgaaatatgatttttattatcattgttCTTCAGCTAATACTGATTTGTGTAATCTGTATTTGAGTTTATGTTGAAGACCAAAACTACATGTttcctattttaattttaatttttgattttaACCATAAAGCTGCTGCAAGTAAGATTTGGGGGCTTATGGTACAGGGAGCCTTGTCTCATTGAAAAGTGTTTGTGAAAGAATATTCCATAATGCAACTGTTGTGAGTGGCAAGTTAATACACAGAGAAAATTTAAGGCattgtcccaaaccacatgcaATGCTCACTAAATAGTGTTTATGAACAGTATTGATACAATTCATAAATTGGCAAGCTATTTAGTGCAGTATTACTCCATTTGCATATTCACACATGGGACAATTTGTTGTACATCCGGTTCACACACAGGTTCAGTTCCTCAAAGAGGTATTTCAAATTTCAAGGTATTTCAAACATAATGTATGCCAggattcatgaaaatccagatTTTTCAGTTCCAGATACAAGGTTTAGACAAAATCAAGATAATTTACCCAGAACAGTTGTGTGCAGTGTTAGTAATACTCATCATACAGATTGTGCTTTTATTGAACATCTTTTTAACAAAGAGATTTTACTGATTGTAGTGATTTTTTGCCAACTAATCTATTtgaaattatttgtaatttcCATTCTGAAACTCATGCCTATATCTTTTAATGATGAAAAATGCTTTGTTCTTCCCTTCTGCTTTTTCCACAATACAGGCCCTTGAATCTGGAATAGGTCTAGGACATTtcagaaatgtaatattttaaaaaatgatgttgTTGGAAGAACATTGGTTCATAGAGAACATGTACACTGCAATTCAGTTTAGTCACttactttaattaatttcacAATAGTATAACATGGAAATGCAAACTGGTTCAGCAACAAATAGTGTATGTGCAAGTAAACTGGACCAAGAGTAAGAGAGTACAAGTTAAATACAACTTAAAACAGAGTATCTTCAGAAGGTATTTAGTAGATTTACATATTTTGGTTATTGGTTCACAAATACCAATATCTGTAACACTCAAAATGTGATAAATTGTTGAAGggaattttattaaacatactAATTACCTCAGTTTAAACCCAATTTAACACACTGTTGCTCATGTAAACACAATGTGCAATGCTCAAGTAAACAGGGAGTAAATGTATTTAGTAACTAATATGGTCTAACATAGACCATAATTAATGTTACAGTATATCTAATGAAAAACTGACCAGAAGAAAAGGTGAAAATCCAATGCCCTGTGTACATCATGTGTTTCTCCTTACATTACTGTGGGAGGTCAGATTCCCTTGGATGTTACTCAGAGagcattcattcactcattttgtGTTAATGGGTTAAAATGTGCTGCTTCATTTTACTTcttcagaaaacaacaaaaaagcataTAAAGTAGAAACAGAAATACCATAACAAGGCATTAAGACATTTTCCACAAACCCAaaccaaataaataacacaaactgGAGagaagctttttaaaaaattattttccaaaagaGGAACAAGTATCATAAATTCTACTATTATTATAGCGGCTTTTCAAGTTCTTCAGAATGAACACTTTAGAAGTGTAGAGTAAATGAGGGTTCAGTGATGGACACACGGTAGGAGTAAAGCCAGAGCCAGAAGGAGAACAAGCTCTCACACCAATGCAAACCTGGAGTGCTTCTCTGATATTCTAATATACATTACACATCATTGTTGCTATGGAATTAGCTCAAACAGAGCAGATATTCATACCTAAATCTGAGCTCTGGTGTGGGTCGTCGGTGGCTGTATTTTCTGACTGTGGTGGCAGTGTTCATAAGTTCGATCTTTTGGCgcagaaaggaaaataatatgCATCTTAAATGCAGCTATGTAATCACTTGATTTGGAGTAAGGCAAATGCTTAAGTGATAAACAGTGAGTTAATGAGTTAATGTTTGCAGTAACAGATGACTCAACATATAGATTTGCATTTTTCCAGCAACCTAGTTCAACACAATATACTGGGTCATGTCCAATCTCAATCTCAacatatttgattatttatagcATCTGGTCTGCTTCTTGGATTTTTAGGTCTCCATGTAAGGCCACAATGGAAGTATGTGCATGTCCCAAATAAGGCCATCATTGACCTGTGATGAAATCAAGATCAGAATCTTTccaaaatgcattaattattgCACTATTCGTATTACAGATTTCCACCAACTGACAACTTGTTAAGTTCAGGAATCATCAAATGTTTATGCACAGCAAACCTACTGTTAGTCTTAAGTTTCAAGCAAATGTTACCTCATGTTTGTCCTGTTTGATCAGCTACTAAGGTCTGCTTAGAAAACATCCCATGGACTCAGCgaaagaaaaattaatacaaTGCCAATCATTTTAAGATACCATAATGAAAAGGAATCACCGGTCATACTTCATTTTACCACATTTAGCCTACAAATGCGATCTAAGCAGGTGACCCAATTTTCATGTGCAACCACCCTGACACCCGTTCAATACTGTCTCAGTTCAAccacttcatttcatttcacaaagTACATGTGAAACAAACTCTCTCAGACCAAGCTATAAATGCTACCATGAGGCTTTGGTTCATATAGACTAATTAGCTGTGTGGAAGCGCTTGTGATCTGTTAGGCAGTTAACATCTATTAGATCTAAGTATTACATACATCATGGGGTTGCAGCAAAGATAAGAGCAGTAGCACAAGACTAGTCCATCTCACGTTGGGACTCAGAGGGACAGAATGATGCatattaaaatacagaaaataggGAACCGATAGCCAATCCTGTTGCAGCACCGGTGAGCATGCCGAGAGCGATACCCCCTGCATCATCACGCCGACGCTCCTCAATGATCACATGGTTGACTTCATGTGCAGGGTACGCTCCTGAGGGACatgagtagaaaaaaaaaaacagctgtttaCATTCATTGACCATTTTATATAGGTGAACTCTGCACAACTCATGTAACATCCGGTTGACAAATGTACATGGATGCTGACAAATTGTACATAGAAGCAAACAGGGTGCATTCTGTAACTGAATATTAACTGTGACCTATATGGTAGATAGCTACAAGTtgggtgtacctaataaactggcatgtgagcatatatatatatatatatgtatatatatatatatatatatatatatatatatatatatatatatatgtatataaaaaggGACACCAATCTTGTAGATGTAAAAACTACAGACAGTgctcaaaaaataataattcttgTCAGTGGCATAATCTGAACAGTGAACTTACTGTTAAGTCAACACTGCACTTTACCCACACAGCTgataaactaaattaaacaaattaaataataaatgtacaaGTATATATAACATTCAGTGACAGCAGCTGATCTACCTTGGTGGTGATAGGGGGAGGCAAATGCATACTGGTGCCCACCTGCAGAGTACACAGCATTAGGGGCATAGGGAGGAGGAGGATAAGGGACATAGCCGCCATATTGGTCTGGGTAGTATACCTGGCAAAAGAGTTTTTGATCAGGCACGTTTGTCCAGGGTGAGACAGAACACAATACAAGCACACAGCTAAGGTTTCAGAGAATATGAGCTCACAGCTTTCCAGTTACTAGCACAGAATCTTATTCGCTGAGTCAAACACTCACAACAGCCTGAAATGACTGAATTACTGCTGGAATTACAGTAATTTTCCTACTAATATTACACACAAATAATTGGATGGGGACGTAAACTTGGCTCCTACCTGAGGAGTGGGGTTTAATTCCGCATAAGAAGGAGGAGCGGAGGCAATAACTTCCTGGGTAAAACCAAACTGAGGGGGTGCCACCACCTGCAAAAGAAGTAACACCACAAGATTTCACAAGCTAACGAAGACAGAGGAAAATGGAAGATATGGAAAATATGGCACATTTATGACTGGAAATAACAAAGATtgccatttacattttatatctaCAACATAACAGAGCTGTCTGTTTTGACCGGCGCAAAAAGAGTTAACTACTCCACCCATAATGTTCTTCTTTAAGTAAGCAATGACTCACTGTGTTGATTCTGGCATCCTGAAGGGCCACGGTCCAGGCCCTGAACGAAAGAGAGCAAAGAGTAAACATTAATGTTattcacactgcacacactacatGATTTGTCTTTGGGTTATAAAGACTAAAAAGCACATGTTTTCAGTCTTAAAACACAAGCATAAGGACTGACAATGTAAAACAGGTGAGTAACAGATAATGTCTTTGTTATTTCTTTACCAAGGAGTGTTCATAATTTATTTGCTTTGGTCTAACAGCTAGAagtataaataaacacagatcaGCTGACTTACAGGGCATCATCTGCACTGTCTGCACAGAGGCTGATAACACGTCCATCACGGCACACAATCTGAAGAAGGGCTTCTCTGCCTTTTCCTTCCGGAGGTGTTAGATCTGAGGAAACAGATACAGtgtgaaataattaaaactcCCATAAGCAATTATTCATCCACAGATAGTACATTCATCCACAGACCAAAAATTATTAGCAGGATTAAAGGTTTACCTCGACATGCATTGGCATTGCGAATATTAATACAGTCCACCCTCATGTGGATCTCATCCTCCATGTCACGCCGTTGCTGGTCATCATAGAAAATTAGACGGCCATCTGACCAAAGGTCAAACCAGTTTTTCTTCCAGCGACGCAAGATGGTACCTACATGAAAATATTGGAAAAATGTGCATAAGTCTAAAGCTCATATTTGTCTGGAGTACCGTATTATACATCATACGACATACATCACtggttctcaaaatggggtccGGGGTCCAGGGACCAGGGGGTCTGATTTTTATGAATTTAGTTACAGtgctggaaatcacaacccagcATTATCAAAGCTATTAATAgcaaaatttattaatgattttttaaaatatagttatTAGCTTGCTTAACACATTGGGTTCTGTttgtggaaagttcaggaataaagcTCTAAGGCTTTTAACTAGACTATActtactgtacacattttaagaaataaaggaaataaagggTCCGCCAATCTATCaagtttctgtctttttttattcattaattgagaaaactgtttatttatgaTAACCATCGACatatagaaaatgtttttaaaaacgccctgacatcacaaaatatataaatacattttatttacatgaaaTCATTAACACAAACATAGATATCTATACAAAAACAAGTCTAACAAAATAGCCTAGGAAACGCTAGACTctaggctgaatcccaaatgcctctctagtgcactatgtagggttcAGAATGGATCATTCCGT encodes:
- the LOC113527219 gene encoding vacuolar protein sorting-associated protein 4B; the encoded protein is MANSNLQKAIDLATKASEEDKAKNYKEALRLYEHSIQYFLHVVKYDAQGEKAKQSIRAKCTEYLDRAEQLKEYLKKAEKQPPAKPVKVSNDKGNDSDDGDNSEKKKLQNQLQGAIVMEKPNIKWSDVAGLEGAKEALKEAVILPIKFPHLFTGKRTPWRGILLFGPPGTGKSYLAKAVATEANNSTFFSISSSDLVSKWLGESEKLVKNLFSLARQNKPSIIFIDEIDSLCGSRSDNESEAARRIKTEFLVQMQGVGNDNEGILVLGATNIPWTLDSAIRRRFEKRIYIPLPEQHARSLMFKLNLGTTPNSLTDNDFITLGQKTEHYSGADISIIVRDALMQPIRKVQSATHFKKVRGKTWNNQDVIADDLLTPCSPSDPNAIKMTWVDVEADKLLEPIVSMEDMLRSLEKTKPTVNEEDLKKLMKFTEDFGQEG
- the plekhb2 gene encoding pleckstrin homology domain-containing family B member 2 isoform X1 — protein: MAFVKSGWLHRQSTILRRWKKNWFDLWSDGRLIFYDDQQRRDMEDEIHMRVDCINIRNANACRDLTPPEGKGREALLQIVCRDGRVISLCADSADDALAWTVALQDARINTVVAPPQFGFTQEVIASAPPSYAELNPTPQVYYPDQYGGYVPYPPPPYAPNAVYSAGGHQYAFASPYHHQGAYPAHEVNHVIIEERRRDDAGGIALGMLTGAATGLAIGSLFSVF
- the plekhb2 gene encoding pleckstrin homology domain-containing family B member 2 isoform X2 yields the protein MAFVKSGWLHRQSTILRRWKKNWFDLWSDGRLIFYDDQQRRDMEDEIHMRVDCINIRNANACRDLTPPEGKGREALLQIVCRDGRVISLCADSADDALAWTVALQDARINTVVAPPQFGFTQEVIASAPPSYAELNPTPQVYYPDQYGGYVPYPPPPYAPNAVYSAGAYPAHEVNHVIIEERRRDDAGGIALGMLTGAATGLAIGSLFSVF